The sequence below is a genomic window from Microscilla marina ATCC 23134.
TTGAAAATCCCAGAAACAAATAGTGTACATGGTGGAGAATACCATATCAAACTCGGAGATTGGTTACTTAGGTTAGATTCTTCTGGGAATTTCAGGTCTCTTTATAATACCAGTTCTACACCAAGGCCCAGTGTTCAAAGAAGAATAAGAAGACTCCAGAATAGGAATAATAATGGAAATTAACGGTTTATGAGTAAGAGTTCAGAAGTATTAAGACAGTTAGGGAATTTTGAAGTATACATTATTTTAGAAAATAATTCTAAGAATTATGCTAACGTTGTAGCCTTTTTGCGTGATAATAAAGATTGTGTTGAGCATATCTCTAGTGTGTTATATTCTTGGGATGAGTCTGATTTTATTTCGCTTGATGACTTAAATGCGCAGGGGGAGTATTATATCCCTATGTATTTTGATGATGTACATTTGAATTTTGTTATAACAGGCGGTATTATTTGCATTCAAGTTGCCTTTTCGCCTTTGCAAAGTGTAGGTGTTCTAGATTCTATAATATCTATATCATCATTTTTACAAAATGACCTTTTGTATGTTTATGCTGGTTTTGAGTTAGAATTAGAAATAGAAGAAGGACAGGTCTCTCTATCACAGGATGATAAAAGTAATTATCCTTTTTTGATAAGAGATGCTAAGAATATGAAAGATAGGAACATAGATTTGAAATCTTTAGCAAATACTCCTGATGATGTGAAAAAAGCACTATATCATTGTTTTTTTAACGTTTGTGGTTTTGAGAGTTACTTTATAATTCCCGAACTTGACGCAAGCCTCTAGGCTCCGAATCCAGTTCGCCTCACAACTTGGCGTAAGTAGAATTTAACTGGCGCAAGCCTAGCGCGAGCGTAGCTTGTACCTACCATTGGGGAAACAAAATATAAGCTAAGTTAAAAACTAAAGCCCAAATCATGTAAAAATGGTTTGGGTTTTCTTATGAGCCTGAAAGGTAGGAGTTTATGAGTTGTGAAAGTGTATGATTGTATATACTTTTGCAATACAGATGATTTGGGATAATCACTTTGTGTATGAGTATCATTACAAGGATCACTTGGGCAATTTGAGGGTGGCTTTCAGAGAAGGAGAAAAGAAAATTTACCGGGCTGATTTTGAATATTTTAGTGTCCATCAACAAGCAGGAATTGAGTACGATGAGGTGGTGCGGGTACCCCACCCAATGGGCAACGGATACGCGGCGAAGCTTGGGGGAAACACTTCCTCGTTAGGCTCCTGGAAAACCCTGAAGGTAAGTAAAGGTGACCAGGTATCTTCAGAGGTGTACGCCTAGGAGGCTTCCAACGAAGGCGAAGGCGGAGAGTTTGGCTTGTTTTTGGGGGCGCTGACGAAGCCTTCTCAACCATCGGGAGAAACCACCCACGCCGAAAACCTTCGGACTTTACAGGTAGGTCTGAGTTTTACTCCTCCCAACCCAAGTAGTCAAAGCAGCGGTTTGCCCAGTGCTTATTTGCGCTACGTGCTGTATAACGAAACGGGCACTAAAGCCTTGCGAAGTGGGCGGGTGTTTGTGACAACGGCGGTCAAGACTCATTGGGAAAGACTTCATTTTGATTATGAGGTGCCAGCCAATGGGGTGCTGCAAATTTATATCGCCAACGAAACCGAAAATGAGCCTGTGTATTTTGATGATATGGTGGTGGAACACACCCCGCAACTGATTGTACAGGAGAATCATTATTATCCGTTTGGAATGAACCTGCGAGGGATTGAGAAGGTAGGGAAGCCGGAGCATAAGTACTTGTATAACGCGGGTACTGAGCTTGAGAAAAGCTTTGATTTGAACTTTTATGAGACCGAATTTAGAAGGTACGATGCACAATTAGGGCGTTTTCACGGAATAGATGAACTAGCTCCCTTGATGTCTGGTATTACTCCCTATCAATACGCTTTTAATAATCCTATTTTATTTAATGACCCTACAGGCTTAGCACCTGAAGGTAGCGATGCTATCGAGGACAGGCGTCTGGATGATTGGACGCAAGAAAACGAAGAGTATGGGAGACACCAAAATACCCTGTTAGATGCACAGCATGGTAGGGGGAACTCATCAGGAGGAGTGGGAAATAATAAATTAGACCATGGACACAGTTGCCCAACCCATGGGGCGGGTTGCTCTGGCTATCATCCCAAGAAATCATCACGTTTAAAAGCAGCAGCCGTCATGACACTTGCTTCTCCTGCGGGGAAAGCATTGTTTGAAGGCCTGAAAGCACCCCATCCAATCGTAAAAGCAGCGGCAGTATTAGGAACTGCAGCAGTGCTTACATATTATTATTATTCTGATAGAAGTAGAAGCAAGCCTAAGCCTGGAGTAATTGCTGATCCTATAACAGAAGAGTTACTTAAGCCAACAGCATGAATCACCTTGTATACTATCCCGGAAAATCCTGATCCTGCTGTTCGTGACCCAGGTCATAGCATAGTTAGCCTCAAGTTAGGAAGAGGACCTGAACTATTTTTCCATCACAGTGTTCCAGGCGCGAGTAATATGACTGAGTTCGTGCAAATTAAGAATCCAGCAGAATTGGGAATATTATTATCACATGCAAAAATACCTGTTGTGAAAGTAATCACAGCA
It includes:
- a CDS encoding RHS repeat domain-containing protein, encoding MGALTKPSQPSGETTHAENLRTLQVGLSFTPPNPSSQSSGLPSAYLRYVLYNETGTKALRSGRVFVTTAVKTHWERLHFDYEVPANGVLQIYIANETENEPVYFDDMVVEHTPQLIVQENHYYPFGMNLRGIEKVGKPEHKYLYNAGTELEKSFDLNFYETEFRRYDAQLGRFHGIDELAPLMSGITPYQYAFNNPILFNDPTGLAPEGSDAIEDRRLDDWTQENEEYGRHQNTLLDAQHGRGNSSGGVGNNKLDHGHSCPTHGAGCSGYHPKKSSRLKAAAVMTLASPAGKALFEGLKAPHPIVKAAAVLGTAAVLTYYYYSDRSRSKPKPGVIADPITEELLKPTA